A section of the Leptospira kobayashii genome encodes:
- a CDS encoding CoA-binding protein gives MNVKDNEIKDILVNYKKIAVYGLSHDPQKASHYVPAYMRGQGWEIVGTYPKIHEVNGFTIYKNLSEVPPAFRKFVDVFRGSESIPTVVDEILSIGGVEVLWLQLGISHPEAEARAEKAGIRVVSNRCLIIEHKKYF, from the coding sequence ATGAATGTCAAAGACAATGAAATTAAAGATATATTAGTAAATTATAAAAAGATTGCAGTGTATGGTCTTAGTCATGACCCACAGAAAGCAAGCCATTATGTGCCCGCCTATATGAGAGGGCAAGGTTGGGAGATCGTAGGAACATACCCAAAAATTCACGAAGTGAACGGATTCACAATTTATAAGAATCTGAGCGAAGTACCGCCAGCTTTCAGAAAGTTTGTCGACGTATTTCGAGGTTCGGAGTCCATCCCGACAGTAGTCGATGAAATACTTTCCATCGGTGGTGTGGAGGTTTTATGGCTTCAACTTGGGATTTCCCACCCCGAAGCGGAAGCACGCGCAGAAAAAGCGGGAATCCGAGTCGTATCTAACCGATGTTTGATTATTGAACACAAAAAGTATTTTTAA
- a CDS encoding DNA-3-methyladenine glycosylase I — translation MPIKEKNRCSWCLNFDQYIKYHDEEWGVPVHNDLIHFEFLVLEGAQAGLSWATILKKREGYRKAFADFDPEKVAKFTEKKLEKILLDPSIVRNRLKVYAAVNNAKRFLEIQKEFGSFDKYVWSFVNGKPIVNRRKTLRDVPATTKESDALSKDLIKRGFKFVGSTVIYAHMQATGLVNDHLEECFRYKETSKLK, via the coding sequence ATGCCTATAAAAGAAAAAAACAGATGCTCCTGGTGTTTGAATTTCGATCAATACATCAAATATCATGACGAAGAATGGGGTGTTCCCGTTCATAATGATCTTATACATTTTGAATTTTTGGTTTTGGAAGGAGCGCAAGCAGGTCTGAGTTGGGCGACTATCCTGAAAAAACGGGAAGGTTATAGAAAGGCATTTGCCGATTTCGATCCTGAGAAAGTGGCCAAGTTCACTGAAAAGAAATTGGAAAAAATATTACTCGATCCCTCCATCGTTAGAAATCGTTTGAAGGTTTATGCAGCGGTTAATAACGCCAAAAGGTTTTTAGAAATTCAAAAGGAATTCGGTTCCTTCGACAAATACGTATGGAGTTTTGTAAACGGAAAACCCATCGTCAATCGTAGAAAAACCTTAAGGGATGTACCTGCCACAACGAAAGAATCGGATGCACTGAGTAAAGATCTGATCAAACGAGGATTCAAATTCGTAGGTAGTACTGTAATCTATGCACATATGCAGGCAACCGGTTTGGTGAATGATCATTTAGAAGAATGTTTTCGCTATAAGGAAACTTCTAAACTGAAATAA
- a CDS encoding cellulase family glycosylhydrolase, which yields MKRTHLSTFATILLSFSACFPDSGKWKTSALGLLQQSSGQNENADTRNQSANSRANNVSVTMHSLDYSDTGPEREIFISDKTNNNITDKIFIDGLGREVSFRGFNISGNMKLAEHGFKPFQNESDAEIAFARLGKTTGSNIIRFTIAWEGVHPSVDTIDYTYLDAIIAQMRKATAKKMYILLDYHQDLFSRHLFNKNSWHTGNGAPVWITKGGSYPSEYCGFICASWSQNNLTNEAIRRGFRNFWNNSSLSTSAGTRNMQTEFIWQIGKTSSYIKEKLTAEEFAYVLGLDPFNEPVDGGMEGLTPASWDNQKLWPMYRKVRTVLDQNGWENKWVFAEPLVFWNTNVGSAIVPPTGGGHLLTPPGPGFVFNSHFYDAGRMGTDLTGIDNATYFKYLDEIRKESRFLNIPVFLSEFGMWLKGTGAKDTPRMLNAVYQAMEVSDGTQSSKTRFADFYNPIVSGTEWHWDYYYNNHHEYMNGNTSKLITTKDAWNEEDFSVVGNYGTSFNVDSRVIQRSYFRRSQGRVMSSHYNAIGYDTWNNVFQWAAIRPGDTETKYFGDRRFMILIWKGRNSDAPTEIYLPPHIDPNQTVLISEKRIYNKSLPTSPNQEPNEAIFINDRNRETGSGNLVVLWDDPDQEEDLTSSYHYVLLVDAQGISPGNPMLQDLQTKLNNRILLERKSPIYFTGKMTYSGYPAE from the coding sequence ATGAAGAGAACCCATTTATCCACGTTTGCCACGATCTTACTCTCTTTCTCCGCCTGTTTCCCCGATTCAGGAAAATGGAAAACTTCTGCTCTCGGTTTATTGCAACAAAGTTCGGGACAAAATGAAAATGCGGATACCCGAAATCAATCTGCAAATTCAAGAGCGAACAATGTTTCGGTTACAATGCATTCTTTGGATTACTCCGATACCGGCCCGGAAAGAGAAATTTTCATTTCCGACAAAACCAATAATAACATCACGGATAAAATTTTCATAGATGGCTTGGGGCGCGAAGTCTCATTTCGCGGTTTCAATATTTCAGGAAATATGAAATTAGCGGAGCACGGTTTCAAACCTTTTCAAAACGAATCGGATGCGGAGATAGCATTTGCAAGACTCGGCAAAACAACAGGCTCCAATATCATTCGATTTACGATCGCATGGGAAGGAGTTCATCCTTCCGTAGATACGATCGATTATACCTATTTGGATGCGATCATCGCGCAAATGCGAAAGGCTACTGCGAAAAAAATGTACATCCTTTTGGATTACCATCAGGATTTATTTTCCAGACATCTATTCAATAAAAATTCCTGGCATACCGGAAATGGAGCTCCCGTCTGGATCACGAAAGGCGGATCTTACCCGAGCGAATATTGCGGATTCATTTGCGCAAGCTGGAGCCAAAACAATCTAACCAATGAAGCAATCCGCCGAGGTTTTCGTAATTTTTGGAATAACTCTTCTCTTTCCACTTCCGCCGGTACAAGAAATATGCAAACCGAATTCATCTGGCAAATCGGGAAAACATCTTCTTACATCAAAGAAAAGTTAACTGCAGAAGAATTCGCTTATGTATTGGGGCTCGATCCGTTCAACGAACCTGTCGACGGGGGAATGGAGGGATTAACTCCTGCAAGCTGGGACAATCAGAAACTTTGGCCAATGTATAGAAAAGTCCGAACCGTGTTGGACCAGAACGGTTGGGAAAATAAATGGGTATTTGCCGAACCGTTGGTATTCTGGAATACAAACGTTGGTTCTGCGATTGTTCCTCCAACGGGAGGAGGCCATCTTCTCACTCCGCCTGGTCCGGGTTTTGTATTCAACTCCCATTTTTACGACGCAGGCAGAATGGGAACCGATCTGACTGGAATCGACAACGCCACTTATTTCAAATATTTGGACGAGATCAGAAAAGAATCACGTTTCTTGAATATTCCGGTTTTCTTAAGTGAATTCGGTATGTGGCTCAAAGGAACGGGAGCGAAAGACACTCCCAGAATGCTGAATGCAGTCTATCAGGCGATGGAAGTTTCCGACGGAACTCAATCCTCCAAAACAAGATTCGCTGATTTTTATAACCCCATTGTGTCCGGAACGGAATGGCACTGGGATTATTATTATAACAACCACCACGAGTATATGAATGGAAACACTTCCAAATTGATCACAACCAAAGATGCTTGGAACGAAGAGGATTTTTCCGTGGTAGGAAATTACGGAACAAGTTTCAATGTAGACTCTCGTGTGATACAAAGATCTTACTTTCGCAGATCCCAAGGTCGTGTGATGAGCTCTCATTACAACGCAATCGGATATGATACTTGGAATAATGTTTTCCAATGGGCTGCGATCAGACCGGGAGATACGGAAACAAAATATTTCGGAGACAGAAGGTTTATGATTCTTATCTGGAAAGGAAGAAACTCGGATGCTCCTACGGAAATCTATCTACCTCCCCATATCGATCCCAATCAAACGGTGCTTATTTCCGAAAAAAGAATTTATAATAAATCACTTCCCACCTCTCCGAACCAAGAGCCAAACGAAGCGATTTTTATAAACGATCGAAATAGAGAAACAGGTTCAGGCAATCTCGTTGTTTTATGGGACGACCCCGATCAAGAAGAAGATCTTACCTCTTCCTATCATTATGTATTGTTAGTTGATGCCCAAGGGATCTCTCCAGGCAACCCAATGTTACAAGATTTACAAACCAAGTTAAACAATCGAATTCTCTTGGAACGAAAAAGCCCTATTTACTTTACGGGAAAAATGACATATTCGGGTTATCCTGCGGAATGA
- a CDS encoding SDR family oxidoreductase, producing MNNKYKGKKVFITGGSAGIGKGIALALAKEGASVIICARNQANLEKAVAELKQVGNPEAVFGYVVLDVSDKKQVESVAKDVIKTLGGLDLLICNSGYAQVGEAANLDDSVYRKLMDVNYFGHVNTSLAFQNQFIRQGSGEIVFLSSTLAFFSIYGYGAYAASKQAIVGFAQGLRQEMMFHNVKVKLFFPPTTDTPGLARENEDKPAITKEMEMGSALNKVHSVESVANAIVRWIPNRKFIGYTGWDSWLQYFLFRHFPEWAIRLTDSELRGAEARLKKKNKAVSK from the coding sequence ATGAATAACAAATACAAAGGTAAAAAAGTCTTCATTACCGGAGGATCTGCCGGGATCGGAAAAGGAATCGCGCTCGCTTTGGCAAAAGAAGGGGCAAGCGTAATCATTTGCGCTCGGAATCAGGCAAATTTGGAAAAAGCAGTCGCCGAATTGAAACAGGTCGGTAACCCAGAAGCTGTTTTTGGTTATGTGGTTTTGGATGTTTCCGATAAAAAACAGGTGGAATCCGTAGCGAAGGATGTAATCAAAACTTTAGGCGGCCTTGACTTACTAATCTGTAATAGTGGTTATGCGCAAGTGGGAGAAGCGGCAAACTTGGATGATTCCGTTTATCGCAAACTCATGGATGTGAATTATTTCGGACATGTGAATACTTCTCTTGCTTTCCAAAATCAATTCATACGACAAGGGTCGGGAGAAATTGTTTTTTTATCTTCCACTCTTGCATTTTTTTCCATCTACGGATACGGAGCTTATGCTGCGAGTAAACAAGCAATCGTGGGATTTGCCCAAGGCCTTCGCCAGGAGATGATGTTTCATAATGTGAAAGTAAAATTGTTTTTTCCTCCCACGACGGATACTCCCGGACTTGCTCGGGAGAATGAGGACAAACCTGCGATCACGAAAGAAATGGAAATGGGTTCTGCATTAAACAAAGTACATTCCGTCGAAAGTGTTGCTAATGCAATTGTTAGGTGGATTCCGAATCGAAAATTCATCGGATACACCGGCTGGGATTCTTGGTTGCAATATTTTTTATTCAGACATTTCCCGGAGTGGGCGATTCGACTTACTGATTCCGAATTGCGGGGAGCGGAGGCTCGATTGAAAAAGAAAAACAAGGCGGTTTCGAAGTAA
- a CDS encoding organic hydroperoxide resistance protein, with product MTKIKALYTAHAKATGGREGTGATDDGKVSVKLSTPKELGGAGGEGTNPEQLFAIGYAACFIGALKFVGGRDKVAVPADTSIESSVGIGPTPAGFGLEVTLKISLPGIDPETADRLIAEAHKVCPYSNATRGNIEVTLIRA from the coding sequence ATGACAAAGATTAAAGCGCTTTATACGGCTCACGCCAAAGCTACCGGAGGCCGTGAAGGAACCGGTGCGACTGATGACGGCAAGGTATCCGTAAAACTATCCACACCGAAAGAACTTGGCGGTGCAGGTGGCGAAGGAACAAACCCGGAACAATTGTTTGCCATCGGTTATGCTGCTTGTTTTATCGGTGCATTGAAATTTGTAGGTGGTCGTGACAAGGTAGCCGTGCCTGCCGATACTTCCATCGAGTCCAGCGTCGGAATCGGACCGACACCTGCGGGTTTCGGTCTTGAGGTAACATTGAAAATTTCCCTACCCGGTATAGATCCCGAAACAGCGGACCGGTTGATTGCGGAAGCTCATAAGGTTTGTCCGTATTCCAACGCAACCCGCGGTAATATCGAAGTCACACTCATTCGCGCCTAA